In Leptospira ryugenii, one genomic interval encodes:
- the purM gene encoding phosphoribosylformylglycinamidine cyclo-ligase: protein MSEQTNISYKQAGVDTEKGQEFVQNIKERVASTFSQNVIGGLGGFAACYDVSFLKDYKTPILLSGTDGVGTKLEIARLLDKHDTIGIDLVAMCANDILVNGGKSLFFQDYIACGKLNVARMEKIVSGIVDGCLMADCSLVGGETAEHPGVMEADEYDLAGFVVGVVEKDKLIDGRNIQVGDKIIGLKSSGPHSNGFSLLRKLLMPNGKLPSGELLDFITRDVFVPTRIYVKPILKLIETEEIKGMVHITGGGFYENIPRVLPKGLGAEILSAQIPRSTVFERLKEDFHLEKKDLFSTFNMGVGFILVVSDANLSQTIAKLNSLGETAFPLGTVNASGRIDIL from the coding sequence ATGTCTGAGCAAACAAACATTTCCTATAAACAAGCAGGTGTAGATACCGAAAAAGGCCAAGAATTTGTTCAAAATATTAAGGAGAGGGTCGCTTCCACCTTCTCCCAAAATGTCATTGGCGGTTTAGGTGGTTTTGCCGCCTGTTATGATGTTAGTTTTCTAAAAGATTATAAAACTCCAATCCTTCTTTCAGGGACAGATGGAGTCGGTACAAAATTAGAAATCGCACGGCTACTGGATAAACATGACACCATTGGTATCGACCTGGTCGCTATGTGTGCAAATGACATATTGGTAAATGGTGGTAAATCATTGTTTTTCCAGGATTATATAGCATGCGGTAAACTCAATGTTGCCCGCATGGAAAAGATCGTTTCTGGGATTGTTGATGGATGCCTAATGGCCGATTGTTCACTTGTAGGTGGTGAAACAGCGGAACATCCGGGTGTAATGGAAGCTGATGAGTATGATTTGGCTGGTTTTGTCGTAGGAGTCGTTGAGAAGGATAAACTGATTGATGGAAGAAATATTCAGGTTGGGGACAAAATCATAGGTTTGAAATCCTCTGGACCACATAGCAACGGTTTTTCGCTTTTAAGAAAGTTACTAATGCCCAACGGGAAATTACCCTCTGGTGAACTTCTGGATTTTATCACCAGAGATGTATTTGTTCCTACTCGAATTTATGTGAAACCAATTCTAAAATTAATTGAGACCGAAGAGATTAAAGGTATGGTTCACATTACTGGTGGTGGCTTTTATGAAAATATACCTCGTGTTTTGCCAAAAGGACTAGGCGCAGAAATCTTAAGTGCACAAATCCCTCGGTCTACAGTCTTTGAAAGGCTAAAGGAAGACTTTCACCTGGAGAAAAAGGATTTGTTTTCTACCTTTAATATGGGTGTGGGTTTTATACTTGTGGTATCGGATGCAAATCTCTCCCAAACGATAGCAAAGTTAAACAGCCTAGGCGAGACAGCCTTCCCTCTAGGGACGGTAAATGCAAGCGGTAGAATCGATATTCTCTAA
- the murI gene encoding glutamate racemase, protein MIGYSRPWLTALNLIWVPKLLGKNGSTIGLFDSGLGGLSVLKSLYESLPDINYIYFADLFHGPYGHLPKQSVLEISQSAFSFLKSFQIDAGLIACNSATSVAVEPLRKTESIPVFGMEPAVKPAAMENPGKTIAVFATSLTLKEEKFNQLVQNLQKENSYLPVACEGLAKMIDQGAWEEAWHFLEEKIRGVLDQTNIIVLGCTHYVFLKEKIQHSFPNVKVYDGNLGTAMHIKNTLSPLKSSDPTIKVFLNSDNDLHTEVFHSVLTQFLPKYSLMMIKPQEVK, encoded by the coding sequence TTGATTGGATATTCAAGACCTTGGCTGACAGCATTAAATCTTATTTGGGTTCCTAAACTTTTGGGAAAGAATGGTTCCACAATCGGCCTCTTCGATTCGGGACTAGGTGGACTCTCTGTACTCAAAAGTTTGTATGAGAGTTTGCCCGATATAAATTATATCTACTTTGCAGATTTGTTCCATGGGCCTTATGGACACTTGCCAAAACAATCTGTACTAGAAATTTCACAAAGTGCTTTTTCATTTTTGAAATCCTTCCAGATTGATGCAGGTTTGATTGCCTGCAATTCTGCAACTTCCGTGGCAGTAGAACCTTTACGCAAAACAGAATCTATCCCAGTGTTTGGAATGGAACCCGCAGTCAAACCGGCAGCCATGGAAAATCCAGGAAAAACAATTGCTGTGTTTGCTACCTCACTGACCCTGAAAGAAGAAAAATTCAATCAGTTGGTGCAGAATTTACAAAAGGAGAACTCCTATCTCCCTGTTGCTTGTGAAGGATTGGCAAAAATGATCGACCAAGGTGCTTGGGAGGAAGCTTGGCATTTTCTGGAAGAAAAAATTCGCGGAGTCTTGGACCAAACAAATATTATAGTGTTGGGTTGTACGCATTATGTTTTTTTAAAAGAAAAGATTCAACATTCCTTTCCAAATGTGAAGGTTTATGATGGAAATTTGGGAACAGCAATGCACATAAAAAATACTCTCTCGCCATTGAAGAGTTCTGATCCAACAATAAAGGTATTTCTAAACTCGGATAATGATTTACATACAGAGGTCTTTCATTCTGTCCTTACTCAGTTTTTACCCAAGTATTCTCTAATGATGATCAAACCACAGGAAGTAAAATAG
- a CDS encoding pyridoxal phosphate-dependent aminotransferase, protein MRRNIVHSGADALIYEIRQIVGIAKQIQGMGVDITWENIGDPIQKGESIPDWMKSIVSDLVAENKSWAYTATQGDESTRKFLSAKVNERGGAQITSDDILFFNGLGDAVAKIFGFMRREARILGPSPAYSTLSSAEAAHSGYEHLTYDLNPDNDWMPDLEDIENKVKYNDSIAGILLINPDNPTGAVYSKEVMREIVKICEKYDIILICDETYAHVNYSEWGSVHLSEVIGEKVCGFALRSISKEFPWPGARCGWLEIFNRKNDPVFDRYIKSLLDAKMLEVCSTTLPQLSIPKVYSHPNFLPHLKMRNEKFKQKARKATKAFESVKGVRVIEPKGAFYLTVLFEDGVLKPNMSLPIPNEKVKNYVNPLLEQAALDRRFVLHLLASQGICVVPLSSFCCSKNGFRVTLLEENEEKFDWIFKTLADSIKSYLGS, encoded by the coding sequence ATGAGAAGAAATATTGTCCATTCTGGTGCTGATGCATTGATCTATGAAATCCGACAAATCGTCGGCATTGCAAAGCAAATCCAAGGTATGGGTGTAGACATCACCTGGGAAAACATAGGTGATCCCATCCAAAAGGGAGAAAGCATTCCCGATTGGATGAAATCCATTGTGAGCGACTTGGTCGCAGAAAACAAATCCTGGGCCTATACCGCAACACAAGGTGATGAAAGCACCCGAAAGTTCTTAAGCGCCAAAGTGAATGAGAGAGGAGGTGCACAAATCACTTCCGATGATATTTTGTTTTTCAATGGATTGGGTGATGCCGTCGCTAAGATCTTCGGATTTATGCGTAGAGAGGCACGGATCCTGGGACCTTCACCTGCTTATTCCACCCTTTCTTCTGCAGAAGCCGCACATTCAGGCTATGAGCACCTAACCTATGATCTCAATCCTGACAATGACTGGATGCCAGACCTAGAAGATATTGAAAACAAAGTGAAATACAATGATTCTATCGCTGGAATTTTACTCATCAATCCAGACAATCCTACTGGTGCAGTTTATTCTAAAGAAGTTATGCGAGAGATCGTGAAGATATGTGAGAAGTATGATATCATATTGATCTGCGATGAAACATATGCTCACGTTAACTATTCTGAATGGGGCTCTGTCCATTTATCCGAAGTTATTGGTGAAAAGGTCTGTGGATTTGCATTACGTTCTATTTCTAAAGAATTTCCCTGGCCCGGTGCACGTTGCGGTTGGCTTGAAATTTTCAACCGAAAAAATGATCCGGTTTTTGATCGATATATCAAGTCATTGTTAGATGCTAAAATGCTTGAGGTGTGTTCTACGACCCTCCCTCAGCTATCAATACCGAAAGTTTATTCCCACCCAAATTTTTTACCTCATTTGAAAATGAGAAATGAGAAGTTTAAACAGAAAGCAAGAAAAGCAACCAAGGCTTTTGAATCCGTAAAAGGGGTGCGGGTCATTGAACCCAAAGGAGCCTTTTACCTTACTGTGCTTTTTGAAGATGGTGTTCTCAAACCAAATATGTCATTGCCTATTCCAAATGAAAAAGTGAAGAACTATGTGAATCCTTTGTTAGAACAGGCAGCTCTAGATCGACGATTTGTATTGCATCTATTAGCCTCTCAAGGCATTTGTGTCGTACCTTTAAGTTCATTTTGTTGTTCAAAGAATGGCTTTCGAGTTACACTCTTGGAAGAAAACGAAGAAAAATTTGATTGGATATTCAAGACCTTGGCTGACAGCATTAAATCTTATTTGGGTTCCTAA
- a CDS encoding S1C family serine protease has protein sequence MERKNSIPTIVYFNFVLLFLILIAIFFPEIRSSVAKIFATPKPVSASKQNQAIQLQNSFHNVYRVAQSYVVSIRTKKTEMIFHPYAFGEAHDERLSSLGSGFIIDERGFVVTNYHVIQNAEIIEIIMPDGKIYPARYVGSHERADIALLKIPSDEVFEPAFLGNSDEVEVGDWAIAVGSPYGLEKTFTVGVVSTKSREDLDETGQTHIQTDTTINPGSSGGPLLNIYGEVIGINRMIRGGNGMNSGIGFAIPINYVKKVLRQIEQNVGQNIRPATLGVMATAPVPDHRKSLGIPLEAVGVLVYDIEPGSSAEKAGLRRYDFILQANGIKIRNINDLREQVGLVGLGGVLRLKIFREAQSLELSVPLVEVVYRTGK, from the coding sequence ATGGAAAGAAAAAACTCCATTCCTACAATCGTCTACTTCAACTTTGTTTTATTGTTTTTGATTTTAATTGCAATATTTTTCCCTGAAATCCGTTCTTCGGTTGCAAAGATCTTTGCGACCCCCAAGCCAGTGTCTGCGAGCAAACAAAACCAAGCCATACAACTGCAAAACAGTTTTCACAATGTGTATCGAGTGGCTCAATCCTACGTTGTTTCCATTCGTACTAAAAAAACGGAGATGATCTTCCATCCTTACGCATTTGGGGAGGCACATGATGAAAGGCTATCTTCTCTTGGCAGTGGCTTTATCATTGATGAAAGGGGATTTGTTGTAACCAATTACCATGTCATTCAAAATGCTGAAATCATAGAAATCATTATGCCAGATGGAAAGATCTACCCAGCTAGGTATGTCGGAAGCCATGAGAGAGCAGACATTGCTCTCCTTAAAATCCCAAGTGATGAAGTGTTCGAACCAGCTTTTTTGGGAAATTCCGATGAAGTCGAAGTCGGAGACTGGGCGATCGCTGTTGGATCTCCATATGGGCTCGAAAAAACATTTACCGTGGGTGTTGTCTCCACCAAATCCCGAGAGGATTTAGATGAAACCGGCCAGACGCATATCCAGACAGATACGACCATCAACCCTGGGAGCAGTGGGGGACCTCTTCTGAATATCTATGGCGAAGTGATCGGAATCAACCGGATGATCCGAGGAGGCAATGGGATGAACTCCGGGATCGGCTTTGCAATCCCCATCAATTATGTAAAAAAGGTCTTGCGGCAAATTGAACAAAATGTAGGGCAAAACATCCGCCCCGCAACCTTAGGTGTGATGGCAACAGCTCCTGTTCCTGACCACAGAAAGTCATTGGGCATCCCTCTAGAAGCCGTTGGGGTTCTGGTCTATGACATCGAGCCAGGTTCTTCGGCGGAAAAAGCGGGGCTTCGGCGCTATGACTTTATCCTACAAGCCAATGGCATCAAAATCAGAAACATCAATGATTTGCGTGAACAAGTAGGGCTCGTAGGATTGGGAGGAGTCTTACGGTTGAAGATATTTAGGGAGGCACAATCCTTGGAATTATCCGTGCCTTTGGTGGAGGTTGTCTACCGAACAGGAAAGTAG
- a CDS encoding aminopeptidase: MPKSAPYWIQRFICRTKKYSCILSALFLSNCLPYLYHVSKEQSSILLNRREINSVLQDTSVDERTKKKLALIQLAREYAVNKLKLNPDGGFEYYTKLDREEIGWNVSACQALAFESYTWWFPFAGTVPYKGFFSKDLALKEEESLKRLGLDTRVRAFGGYSTLGWFSDPVLSPQLDWEDTKLVGLVFHEMAHATSYLPGDSNLNESYASYVEEKGLERFYKEREGKDSPSLKEILNEKKEKETSIAILKKYAYELDKIYKSQSTDESKLQKKKETIQSFKEEVIRLNIVPAKKIETFRKKEWNNEDFLGVLRYHSGNQTFESLFTQANEDFGIFHSKVKELFSLSAEERKKLLNLP; encoded by the coding sequence ATGCCGAAATCTGCACCATATTGGATTCAGAGATTTATCTGTCGAACTAAAAAGTATTCTTGTATTTTATCTGCCTTGTTTCTAAGCAATTGCCTTCCTTATCTCTACCATGTAAGCAAAGAACAATCAAGTATCCTCTTAAATCGAAGGGAAATAAACTCTGTTTTGCAAGATACTAGTGTTGATGAGCGGACAAAGAAGAAACTCGCCTTAATTCAACTCGCAAGAGAGTATGCAGTCAACAAACTGAAATTAAACCCAGATGGTGGCTTCGAATATTATACGAAATTAGATAGAGAAGAAATTGGATGGAATGTAAGTGCATGCCAAGCCCTTGCCTTCGAGTCTTATACATGGTGGTTTCCATTTGCTGGCACTGTTCCTTATAAAGGATTCTTTTCAAAGGATTTAGCTCTTAAAGAAGAGGAATCATTAAAACGTTTAGGATTGGATACAAGAGTAAGAGCTTTTGGCGGGTATTCAACTTTGGGATGGTTTTCGGATCCAGTTTTGTCACCACAATTGGATTGGGAGGATACCAAACTAGTTGGATTGGTCTTTCATGAAATGGCTCATGCCACAAGTTACCTTCCTGGAGATTCCAATCTCAATGAATCTTATGCTAGTTATGTGGAAGAAAAAGGATTGGAACGATTTTATAAGGAAAGAGAAGGAAAAGACAGTCCGTCTTTAAAGGAAATCCTAAATGAAAAAAAGGAAAAGGAAACTTCCATTGCCATACTAAAAAAATATGCTTATGAGCTAGACAAGATCTATAAAAGCCAGTCTACGGATGAGTCAAAACTACAAAAGAAAAAGGAAACAATCCAAAGTTTCAAGGAAGAAGTCATTCGTTTAAACATCGTACCAGCAAAAAAAATCGAAACATTCCGCAAGAAAGAATGGAATAACGAAGACTTTTTAGGAGTCCTTAGATACCACTCGGGAAACCAAACCTTTGAATCATTGTTCACTCAAGCAAATGAAGACTTTGGAATTTTCCACTCCAAAGTCAAAGAGCTTTTCTCGCTTAGCGCGGAAGAGAGAAAAAAACTCCTTAATCTTCCGTAA